The following are encoded in a window of Brevibacillus ruminantium genomic DNA:
- the paaA gene encoding 1,2-phenylacetyl-CoA epoxidase subunit PaaA — MQVQMDRSNLTEEEKLEAFLARIDAGEKIEADDWMPDDYRNQLIKLISMHGISEIMGALPEKEWVPKAPTLRRKLAIMAKVQDEMGHGQLLLRVAEDLMAPLGKTREDLMQDLFAGRLKFHNVFHMEAPTWADAGVIGWLVDGAAIITQTMSLDSSYAPYARALHRICAEEKFHAQHGESIVLELAEGTVEQRQMLQEAITRWWPSLLMFFGPPDNGKITSNQEQNMRYKIRTQTNEELRQAFLKKYVPRIFHLGFTLPDETIHYDEAKDEWVYQQPDWEEFKQIVKGNGPRSAHRLNLRSMSYEESKWVRDAILSFGRQAG, encoded by the coding sequence ATGCAAGTACAGATGGATCGTTCGAATCTGACCGAAGAAGAAAAATTGGAAGCGTTTTTAGCGCGAATCGATGCCGGAGAGAAGATTGAGGCGGATGACTGGATGCCGGATGATTACCGCAACCAGTTGATCAAGCTGATCTCGATGCACGGCATCAGTGAAATCATGGGCGCGCTGCCGGAGAAGGAATGGGTACCGAAAGCGCCAACGCTGCGCCGCAAGCTGGCGATCATGGCCAAGGTGCAGGATGAGATGGGGCACGGACAGCTTCTCCTGCGGGTAGCGGAAGACTTGATGGCTCCTCTCGGCAAGACGCGTGAGGATTTGATGCAGGATCTGTTTGCCGGACGGCTGAAATTTCACAACGTCTTCCATATGGAAGCGCCAACCTGGGCAGATGCCGGAGTCATCGGCTGGCTGGTTGACGGGGCCGCGATTATTACCCAAACAATGTCGCTCGATTCCTCTTACGCGCCGTATGCACGTGCCCTGCACCGTATCTGCGCGGAAGAGAAGTTCCATGCACAGCATGGGGAAAGCATTGTGCTGGAGCTGGCAGAGGGGACAGTGGAACAGCGTCAAATGCTTCAGGAAGCGATCACGCGCTGGTGGCCTTCTCTGTTGATGTTCTTCGGACCGCCGGACAACGGCAAAATTACCAGCAACCAGGAACAGAACATGCGCTACAAGATTCGCACACAGACCAATGAAGAGCTGCGCCAGGCATTCCTGAAAAAATACGTCCCGCGGATTTTCCACCTCGGGTTTACTCTCCCGGATGAAACCATCCATTATGATGAGGCGAAAGATGAATGGGTCTATCAGCAGCCGGATTGGGAGGAATTCAAGCAGATCGTCAAAGGCAACGGTCCGCGCTCGGCCCATCGCCTGAATCTGCGGTCCATGTCTTACGAAGAATCCAAATGGGTGCGGGACGCAATCTTGTCGTTCGGCCGCCAGGCAGGGTAG
- a CDS encoding methyl-accepting chemotaxis protein, with product MSQLLSSVLTVAPILQKAFLFDCMVGVTDREKFLAYYPAPGLNLGIKVGDPLRPGSINATAIAEQRRVVRKISKEIYGIPYVAVGYPIIENGQVVGCLATGVTTDQEDRLRELAENLTNALEEIALHTESLAREADDLAQASHTLSDAAVQMENKIVETSQINDLIRTISTRSNVLGLNAVLEAARAGAAGRGFSVVAEEIRHLSQTTAQSAKSIFGILDEMNELVNLVSKEMEKTLNHSIHQSTRIQELSAVMQRLRTMADQLKQAAAAASREE from the coding sequence ATGTCTCAATTGCTGAGCAGTGTTCTTACCGTAGCTCCGATTCTGCAGAAGGCGTTTTTGTTTGACTGCATGGTCGGCGTGACGGACAGGGAAAAGTTTTTGGCGTATTATCCGGCCCCGGGACTCAATCTGGGGATCAAGGTGGGAGACCCGCTTCGCCCGGGCAGCATCAATGCAACGGCCATAGCAGAGCAGCGGCGAGTCGTGCGCAAAATCAGCAAAGAGATTTACGGTATCCCCTATGTAGCTGTAGGTTACCCCATCATCGAGAACGGTCAGGTAGTCGGCTGCCTGGCCACCGGTGTGACGACGGATCAGGAGGATCGATTGCGCGAGCTGGCAGAGAATCTGACAAATGCCCTGGAGGAGATTGCCCTTCATACGGAAAGTCTGGCCAGGGAAGCGGACGATCTGGCACAGGCCAGTCATACGCTCAGCGATGCGGCGGTCCAGATGGAGAACAAAATCGTGGAAACCTCGCAAATCAACGATCTGATCCGCACGATTTCCACTCGTTCCAATGTGCTTGGGTTAAACGCAGTGCTGGAGGCAGCGAGGGCGGGTGCAGCGGGACGGGGCTTTTCGGTTGTAGCAGAAGAGATCCGGCATTTATCACAGACGACGGCGCAGTCTGCCAAAAGCATTTTTGGCATACTCGATGAGATGAACGAATTGGTCAATCTGGTTTCAAAAGAAATGGAAAAGACACTGAACCACAGTATTCACCAATCCACGCGGATACAGGAGCTGTCTGCCGTCATGCAGCGCTTGCGCACGATGGCTGACCAGCTGAAGCAGGCGGCCGCGGCAGCAAGCCGGGAAGAATAA
- a CDS encoding ABC transporter substrate-binding protein has translation MQKRKMTKWLFPLAVASLVLLSACGGGAKPAAETGAAGTGTGAGAGQTAAAGEASKDPIKVGAIFSLTGPNSPLGVPEKQAVEMLVKELNAAGGVDGHPLEVVFEDDKSDNTEAVKAIKKLVSKEKVVAVLGSSGSGPSLGMAEFAAAEKLPMISMAAADQITNPVRAGIFKTPHTDVHGTKRIFKYLQEKGITKIATLNDSNPYGSGWTAQLQKYAPEYGITIVAEEKYGTKDPSMSSQLTKIKGTDAQALIVAGTNPGPATIVKEVKQLNLTIPIISSHGSANSKFLELAGDSAEGVLMVAGKLLVPDQVDGSDPQATIIKKFADGYQAAYNAEPDGFAGYGYDGLNLLVEGLKQAGGDASKLGEVLEKVKYVGVTGEFSFSAEDHNGLTEDSMIMVEVKDGQYQIIK, from the coding sequence ATGCAAAAAAGAAAGATGACCAAATGGCTGTTTCCACTGGCAGTCGCATCTCTCGTCCTGCTCAGTGCCTGTGGCGGGGGAGCAAAGCCGGCCGCAGAAACAGGAGCAGCAGGCACAGGGACAGGGGCTGGGGCCGGGCAAACCGCAGCAGCGGGAGAAGCCAGCAAGGACCCGATCAAAGTGGGAGCTATTTTTTCTCTGACTGGTCCGAACAGCCCGCTTGGCGTACCGGAAAAGCAGGCGGTTGAAATGCTGGTAAAAGAGCTGAATGCGGCAGGCGGAGTGGATGGGCATCCGCTGGAGGTCGTCTTTGAGGACGATAAATCTGACAACACGGAAGCGGTAAAAGCGATCAAAAAGCTGGTTTCCAAAGAAAAGGTAGTAGCGGTGCTGGGTTCCTCCGGCAGCGGTCCTTCCCTGGGCATGGCTGAATTTGCAGCCGCCGAAAAACTGCCGATGATCTCCATGGCTGCGGCGGATCAAATCACCAATCCCGTACGCGCAGGCATCTTCAAGACTCCGCATACCGACGTTCACGGGACCAAGCGCATCTTTAAATATTTGCAAGAAAAAGGGATCACAAAAATCGCCACGCTGAACGACAGCAACCCGTACGGCAGCGGCTGGACGGCGCAGCTGCAAAAATATGCGCCTGAATATGGCATCACCATCGTAGCGGAAGAGAAATACGGAACCAAAGATCCTTCCATGAGCTCCCAGTTGACCAAAATCAAGGGAACGGATGCGCAAGCGCTGATCGTAGCGGGAACCAACCCGGGTCCGGCGACGATTGTAAAGGAAGTGAAACAGTTGAACCTGACGATACCGATCATTAGCAGCCACGGTTCTGCCAACAGCAAGTTCCTGGAGCTGGCTGGCGATTCGGCAGAAGGCGTTCTGATGGTAGCAGGAAAACTGCTGGTGCCGGACCAGGTGGATGGCAGCGACCCGCAAGCCACGATTATCAAAAAGTTTGCAGATGGCTATCAAGCGGCGTACAATGCCGAGCCGGACGGCTTTGCCGGATATGGCTACGACGGACTCAACCTGTTGGTAGAAGGGCTGAAGCAGGCAGGCGGCGATGCATCCAAGCTGGGCGAAGTGCTGGAAAAGGTAAAATACGTAGGGGTTACCGGGGAGTTTTCCTTCTCTGCTGAGGATCACAACGGTCTTACCGAGGACAGCATGATCATGGTCGAGGTGAAGGATGGCCAATACCAGATTATCAAATAA
- a CDS encoding ABC transporter ATP-binding protein: MEKAILQVENMIARYGPVEVLHGIDLQVNEGEIVSLLGSNGAGKTTLLNCICGLHSAKEGKVRFRGEEITRIPAELVVGRGMAHVPERRQIFSTLTVEDNLWLGASHRMPKTSKKEILKEMDTVYQRFPILAERKWQLGGTLSGGQQQMLAIGRALLSRPQLLLLDEPSLGLAPLIAKEILQIVQEIRDQWGTTVLLVEQNARAALAVSDRAYVLSTGTVMLEGTAEQIKNDPRVQSAYLGHAHEAV; encoded by the coding sequence ATGGAGAAAGCCATTTTACAGGTGGAAAATATGATCGCACGCTACGGGCCTGTGGAAGTGCTGCACGGCATCGATCTGCAGGTAAACGAGGGAGAAATCGTCTCCCTGCTCGGGTCGAATGGTGCTGGCAAAACCACGCTGTTGAACTGTATCTGCGGTCTGCATAGCGCAAAAGAGGGAAAGGTTCGGTTTCGCGGTGAGGAGATCACGCGAATCCCCGCCGAGCTGGTCGTAGGCCGAGGCATGGCACATGTACCGGAGCGCCGGCAGATTTTTTCCACGTTGACCGTAGAGGACAATCTCTGGCTGGGTGCATCGCACCGGATGCCCAAAACCAGCAAAAAAGAGATTCTCAAGGAAATGGATACCGTGTACCAACGTTTTCCGATTTTGGCGGAGCGCAAATGGCAGCTTGGCGGGACGCTCTCGGGCGGACAGCAGCAGATGCTCGCGATCGGGCGGGCGCTTCTCTCACGGCCGCAGCTCCTGCTTTTGGATGAGCCTTCGCTGGGACTGGCGCCGCTGATTGCCAAAGAAATCCTGCAAATCGTGCAGGAGATCCGCGATCAGTGGGGGACGACGGTTCTCCTCGTAGAGCAGAACGCCCGCGCCGCACTGGCTGTCTCCGACCGGGCGTATGTCCTCTCGACCGGGACTGTGATGCTGGAAGGGACGGCTGAACAGATCAAAAACGATCCACGTGTGCAATCCGCCTATTTGGGCCATGCCCATGAAGCGGTTTGA
- a CDS encoding ABC transporter ATP-binding protein, which translates to MTALLEVQDLSRDFGGVRAVNQVDFQVQQGEIVALIGPNGAGKSTVLNMVSGVIPPSGGEIRFDTRPMTRVQGFEYAGLGITRTFQNLQTFDDMTVLENVMVGMHTKTRSSLFACGMNLGSARNEERKMVERAQDWLERVGLAEELSSLAGSLPYGKLRLMEIARAMVADPRLLLLDEPAAGLNHTETAEMSQMFQDIRKKGTAILLVEHDMDMIMTIADRIVVLDQGTKIAEGTPREIQENPRVIAAYLGGDEE; encoded by the coding sequence ATGACAGCTCTGTTGGAGGTACAAGACCTTTCACGCGATTTTGGCGGCGTCCGGGCCGTCAACCAGGTAGATTTTCAGGTGCAGCAGGGAGAGATCGTTGCGCTGATCGGCCCAAACGGAGCGGGCAAAAGCACGGTGCTCAACATGGTGTCGGGAGTAATTCCTCCATCCGGTGGGGAGATCCGCTTCGACACCCGGCCGATGACGCGGGTTCAGGGCTTTGAATACGCCGGATTGGGCATTACGCGAACCTTTCAAAACCTGCAAACCTTCGATGATATGACTGTGCTGGAAAACGTCATGGTCGGGATGCATACAAAGACCCGGTCCAGCCTGTTTGCCTGCGGGATGAATCTGGGCAGCGCCCGCAACGAAGAGCGGAAGATGGTGGAGCGGGCACAGGATTGGCTGGAGCGTGTGGGGCTGGCGGAGGAATTGTCCTCGTTGGCCGGCAGCCTGCCGTACGGAAAGCTGAGACTGATGGAGATCGCCCGGGCGATGGTGGCCGATCCGCGGCTGCTGCTTTTAGACGAGCCTGCGGCTGGCTTGAACCACACAGAGACGGCAGAGATGAGTCAGATGTTTCAGGACATCCGCAAAAAGGGAACGGCGATTCTGCTGGTGGAGCATGACATGGACATGATCATGACCATTGCAGACCGCATCGTGGTGCTGGATCAGGGAACCAAAATCGCGGAGGGCACACCTCGTGAAATCCAGGAAAATCCCCGTGTCATCGCGGCGTACCTGGGTGGAGACGAAGAGTGA
- a CDS encoding branched-chain amino acid ABC transporter permease has protein sequence MQMINKWGKSLGIYLLLVVIFPFIMPDEYYRSVGIIIGLHAIVTVGLCLVMGLAGQISLGQAGFWGIGAYTSAVLTTKYGFSPFIGLIASGLLPALFAFILGRAIAGLQGYYLAMATLAFGYIVQIGITEWEPVTGGANGLISIPSVPFFGDSELSTYYLIWGVVTCVLLFSLNLLHSRVGRAFRAIHKSEIAATSMGIDVRKFKLNAFVISGMFAGISGGLYAHYMGILDPQPFGLHESIKFLTMVVIGGMTSIWGALVGTVLINSISEGLAMLSEVIPGLQGDFDTIVFGAILVLIIMFMPEGIVPRLRSAYEKMQMKKAKAKQAQQQSEQVVERKAAT, from the coding sequence ATGCAGATGATCAACAAATGGGGAAAAAGCCTGGGCATCTATCTGCTGCTGGTCGTAATCTTTCCCTTTATCATGCCGGATGAGTATTACCGTTCGGTCGGCATTATCATTGGTCTTCATGCGATTGTGACAGTCGGGCTTTGTCTGGTGATGGGGCTGGCGGGTCAAATCTCGCTGGGGCAGGCCGGATTCTGGGGAATTGGCGCCTATACCTCTGCGGTACTGACGACGAAGTACGGCTTCTCCCCTTTCATCGGACTGATCGCATCAGGGCTTTTGCCGGCGCTGTTCGCCTTTATCCTGGGCCGGGCCATCGCGGGCTTGCAGGGCTACTATCTGGCGATGGCGACGCTGGCCTTTGGTTACATCGTGCAGATTGGCATCACCGAATGGGAGCCGGTGACTGGTGGAGCGAACGGCCTGATCAGCATCCCCTCGGTTCCCTTCTTTGGAGACAGTGAGCTGTCCACGTATTACTTGATCTGGGGAGTCGTCACCTGTGTGCTGCTCTTCTCGCTCAATCTGCTGCATTCACGGGTGGGCCGAGCGTTTCGGGCGATCCACAAAAGCGAGATCGCGGCGACCTCGATGGGGATTGATGTACGCAAATTCAAGCTGAACGCTTTTGTGATCAGCGGCATGTTTGCCGGCATCTCCGGCGGCTTGTACGCCCATTACATGGGAATCCTCGACCCGCAGCCGTTTGGCTTGCATGAATCGATCAAGTTCCTGACGATGGTGGTCATCGGCGGGATGACGAGCATCTGGGGAGCGTTGGTCGGTACAGTGCTGATCAATTCTATCAGCGAAGGACTGGCGATGCTGAGTGAAGTGATTCCCGGCCTGCAGGGCGACTTCGATACGATCGTGTTTGGCGCCATTCTGGTGCTGATCATCATGTTCATGCCGGAGGGAATCGTACCGCGTTTACGCTCAGCCTATGAAAAGATGCAGATGAAAAAGGCAAAGGCGAAGCAAGCGCAGCAACAGTCGGAGCAAGTGGTGGAAAGGAAGGCGGCGACATGA
- a CDS encoding branched-chain amino acid ABC transporter permease, whose amino-acid sequence MTELLQYVANGLVSGGIYAIVAVGFITIYSVSKVINLAQGEFLMLGGMITVALIGMNLPYGAAVLLAVIAVTLVGVLMQKYVIAYVRNSNPISLIILTIGVSTLIRGIASFIWGKDAFALAPITSNQPISIAGVNVAQQSIWILLSVLIILFLLWFLMEKTILGKKINACSINPMAARLMGISPAKMSMLAFGISGATGAIAGIVIAPLSVTSYDIGVLLGIKGFSAAILGGLGNPLGAAVAAFLLGIVESLGAGYISSGMKDAIAFLVLIGMLLIKPSGLFGERSVGKGGL is encoded by the coding sequence ATGACAGAATTGCTTCAGTATGTTGCAAACGGCCTCGTCAGCGGCGGAATCTACGCGATCGTTGCAGTCGGCTTCATCACGATCTACAGCGTCAGCAAGGTGATTAACCTGGCGCAGGGCGAGTTTTTAATGCTCGGCGGCATGATCACAGTCGCGTTGATTGGCATGAATCTCCCTTATGGGGCAGCCGTACTGTTGGCCGTGATTGCGGTGACGCTGGTCGGGGTTCTGATGCAGAAATACGTCATTGCGTATGTGCGAAATAGCAATCCAATTAGTTTGATTATTTTGACAATTGGTGTCTCCACACTGATTCGCGGGATCGCCAGCTTCATCTGGGGCAAGGATGCGTTTGCGCTCGCTCCGATTACCAGCAACCAGCCCATCTCCATCGCCGGCGTCAATGTGGCCCAGCAAAGCATCTGGATTCTGCTATCCGTTCTCATCATTCTGTTCTTGCTGTGGTTTTTGATGGAGAAAACGATTTTGGGCAAAAAGATCAACGCCTGTTCGATCAATCCGATGGCCGCGCGTCTGATGGGGATCAGCCCGGCCAAGATGAGCATGCTGGCCTTCGGGATCAGCGGTGCTACCGGAGCGATCGCCGGTATCGTGATTGCCCCGTTGAGTGTGACTTCGTACGACATCGGCGTACTGCTTGGGATCAAGGGCTTCTCCGCCGCAATCCTGGGCGGACTCGGAAATCCGCTGGGAGCCGCAGTCGCGGCATTTCTGCTGGGCATCGTGGAATCGCTGGGAGCTGGCTACATCAGCTCCGGTATGAAGGATGCCATCGCGTTTCTCGTGCTGATCGGCATGCTGCTGATCAAGCCGTCTGGCCTCTTTGGTGAACGCAGTGTAGGCAAGGGAGGATTGTAA
- the paaX gene encoding phenylacetic acid degradation operon negative regulatory protein PaaX, giving the protein MKPQSMLFTIYGEYVRHYGSEIWIGSLTKLMGEFGLSEPAVRAAISRMLRQGWLDSRKVGNRSYYSLSGRGKKRMDEAAARIYKVETDIWDGKWCIASYNIPEERRALRDQLRKDLGWMGFGMLTTSTWISPNNLASRVKELTESYEITEHVEIFTAEHLGWSDPKQLVQKCWDIADINEKYKAFIDAYRPQYEELAESIRQNKEVADSHCFVEKTKLVHEYRKFLFIDPDLPQELLPQVWLGKEADQLFKDYYTMLNPGAVRFFETVYEAAPQK; this is encoded by the coding sequence GTGAAGCCACAATCCATGCTTTTTACAATTTACGGTGAATATGTTCGCCATTACGGCAGTGAAATCTGGATCGGCAGTTTGACCAAATTGATGGGAGAGTTCGGGTTGTCGGAGCCAGCCGTTCGAGCAGCGATCTCCCGGATGCTTCGGCAAGGCTGGTTGGACTCGCGCAAGGTAGGAAACCGGAGCTACTATTCTCTGTCAGGTCGCGGCAAGAAACGCATGGACGAGGCCGCCGCACGTATCTACAAGGTGGAGACCGATATCTGGGACGGGAAGTGGTGCATCGCCAGCTACAATATTCCCGAGGAGCGCCGGGCACTGCGCGACCAACTGCGAAAAGACCTCGGCTGGATGGGCTTCGGCATGCTGACGACCAGCACGTGGATCAGCCCCAACAATCTCGCAAGCCGCGTCAAGGAATTGACAGAGTCCTATGAAATTACAGAGCATGTGGAGATTTTTACGGCCGAGCATCTGGGCTGGAGCGACCCCAAGCAATTGGTGCAGAAATGCTGGGATATTGCGGATATCAATGAGAAATACAAGGCATTTATCGATGCCTATCGTCCACAGTATGAGGAGCTGGCAGAAAGCATCCGTCAAAACAAGGAAGTTGCCGACAGCCACTGCTTTGTGGAAAAAACCAAACTGGTTCACGAATACCGCAAATTCCTGTTCATCGACCCCGATCTGCCGCAGGAGCTGTTGCCGCAGGTCTGGCTCGGCAAGGAAGCCGATCAGTTGTTCAAAGATTATTACACGATGTTGAATCCGGGAGCAGTCCGGTTCTTCGAGACTGTGTACGAGGCAGCGCCGCAAAAATAG
- a CDS encoding thioesterase family protein — protein MKSGLVPGSAAEFTVTVTDEMFPAFDGEVVHRVMSTVSMIYYMEKVGRYVILPYLEEHEEGSGFAINIKHVGPAVAGQEVTFRAVCTEVTEKRVVCEVTAQTTRHTVGLGTFTQAIFNKQEMRQRFQDLQTVVDEEKKSVRSDRKN, from the coding sequence TTGAAAAGCGGACTTGTGCCGGGTTCGGCGGCAGAGTTTACGGTGACGGTAACGGATGAGATGTTCCCCGCTTTTGACGGCGAAGTGGTTCATCGGGTCATGTCGACCGTCAGCATGATCTACTATATGGAAAAGGTCGGGCGTTACGTCATCTTGCCCTATTTGGAGGAGCATGAGGAAGGCTCCGGTTTTGCCATCAATATCAAGCATGTCGGACCTGCTGTGGCCGGACAGGAAGTCACGTTTCGGGCTGTTTGTACAGAGGTGACGGAAAAACGGGTGGTTTGCGAGGTAACGGCGCAAACCACCCGCCACACCGTAGGGCTGGGCACATTTACACAAGCCATTTTCAACAAGCAGGAAATGAGGCAGAGGTTCCAGGACCTGCAGACAGTCGTTGACGAAGAAAAAAAATCGGTCAGAAGTGACAGAAAAAATTGA
- a CDS encoding thiolase family protein has protein sequence MNTPVIVDALRTPIGRFGGALKDVRPDDLGALVIRKLLERSAIDPRSIDDVIFGCANQAGEDNRNVARMSLLLAGVPVDVPGVTVNRLCGSGLEAVNQSANAIKAGAGKVYIAGGTESMTRSPLVMMKPGTAFQRGNQQLVDTTLGWRLVNKKMEEMYPPISLGETAENVAEQHQISREDQDAFALKSQQNYARALAEGKWEQEIVPVEIRGRKGEVTLFERDEHPRPDTTMEQLQKLKPAFKEGGSVTAGNSSGLNDGACALLVMEQGTAEAAGLKPRARIVASAVAGVDPSVMGIGPVPAARKALKQAGLSIDQIDLFEFNEAFAAQAVASVRELGVNPELVNVNGGAIALGHPLGCSGARILTTLLYEMERREARFGMAAMCIGVGQGIATIIERV, from the coding sequence ATGAATACACCTGTTATTGTAGACGCTTTGCGCACGCCAATCGGCCGTTTTGGAGGAGCGCTGAAGGATGTGCGTCCCGACGATCTGGGGGCGCTGGTGATCCGCAAGCTGTTGGAGCGCAGCGCGATTGATCCCCGCAGTATCGACGATGTCATTTTTGGCTGCGCCAATCAGGCGGGTGAGGATAATCGCAATGTAGCCAGAATGTCTCTGCTGCTGGCCGGAGTGCCGGTCGATGTTCCGGGTGTCACGGTGAACCGTCTGTGCGGCTCCGGCCTGGAGGCGGTCAACCAATCTGCCAACGCGATCAAGGCGGGAGCCGGAAAGGTCTATATCGCCGGCGGTACGGAGAGCATGACGCGTTCGCCGCTGGTGATGATGAAGCCGGGTACGGCTTTTCAGCGCGGCAACCAGCAGTTGGTGGACACGACGCTGGGCTGGCGGCTGGTAAACAAAAAGATGGAGGAAATGTATCCGCCGATCAGCTTGGGCGAAACAGCCGAGAACGTGGCGGAGCAGCATCAGATCAGCCGTGAAGACCAGGACGCGTTTGCACTGAAAAGCCAGCAAAACTACGCACGTGCGCTGGCAGAAGGAAAATGGGAGCAAGAGATCGTTCCCGTGGAAATTCGCGGGCGCAAAGGGGAGGTCACTCTGTTTGAGCGTGACGAACATCCCCGCCCCGACACGACGATGGAGCAGCTGCAGAAGCTGAAGCCTGCCTTTAAAGAGGGCGGCTCGGTGACCGCAGGCAATTCCAGCGGATTGAACGACGGGGCCTGCGCGCTGCTCGTCATGGAGCAAGGAACAGCAGAAGCGGCCGGTCTGAAGCCGCGTGCGCGCATTGTCGCTTCAGCCGTGGCCGGTGTAGATCCCTCCGTCATGGGGATCGGGCCTGTTCCGGCTGCCCGCAAGGCATTGAAGCAGGCGGGCCTTTCCATTGATCAGATCGACCTGTTTGAGTTCAACGAGGCATTTGCCGCGCAGGCAGTCGCCAGTGTGCGTGAGCTGGGCGTCAATCCTGAGCTGGTCAATGTGAACGGGGGCGCGATTGCACTGGGCCATCCGCTGGGTTGCAGCGGTGCGCGCATCCTGACGACATTGCTGTATGAAATGGAGCGGCGCGAGGCCCGCTTTGGCATGGCTGCCATGTGCATCGGCGTCGGTCAAGGCATCGCCACCATTATCGAACGGGTGTAA
- a CDS encoding thiolase family protein — translation MSQMRSDAYVTAAVRTPIGKLGGSLKNTPIDDLTAIVLNGALQQAGQSGEAVDGVIMGNVISAGPFINIARVGLLKAGLPESVPGLTVNRVCASGLEAINLAAQSIQAGHSSVMLAGGVENLTRSPYIMEKFEQPYQRGGQMLIESFGGPRSAPVTLYGDLTMGDTAENVAEQFGISREDQDRFALESQRRAVAAIDAGLFRDEIVPVTLRGKKGEEILFDTDEFPRRDASLESLAKLRPAFRKAGSVTAGNSSGINDGAAAVLLMNEQKLKETGLMPLGRIVHFVSAGVDPRIMGIGPVTAIRKLLSEANMTVEQIDLFELNEAFASQALACMRELGLPPEKTNVNGGAIALGHPLGCSGARLLGTILYELRRRKQRYGVVSLCIGGGQGLATLVEAL, via the coding sequence ATGAGTCAGATGAGATCGGATGCCTACGTCACTGCGGCGGTTCGCACGCCCATCGGCAAGCTGGGCGGCAGCTTGAAAAACACGCCGATAGACGATTTGACCGCTATCGTTTTGAACGGAGCCTTGCAGCAGGCGGGCCAAAGCGGGGAAGCCGTGGACGGGGTCATCATGGGCAACGTGATTTCAGCCGGTCCCTTCATTAATATCGCTCGGGTAGGGCTGCTGAAGGCCGGGTTGCCGGAATCCGTACCGGGTCTGACGGTGAACCGGGTGTGTGCCTCTGGTTTGGAAGCGATCAATCTGGCGGCTCAGTCGATCCAGGCCGGTCACAGCAGTGTCATGCTGGCTGGCGGGGTGGAAAACCTCACCCGTTCTCCGTATATCATGGAAAAATTTGAGCAGCCGTACCAGCGCGGCGGGCAGATGCTGATCGAATCCTTTGGCGGCCCGCGCTCTGCGCCTGTTACGCTGTACGGCGATTTGACCATGGGCGATACCGCGGAAAATGTGGCCGAGCAATTCGGCATCAGCCGTGAGGATCAGGATCGGTTTGCCCTGGAAAGCCAAAGGCGGGCCGTCGCTGCGATCGATGCCGGTCTGTTCCGGGATGAGATCGTCCCCGTAACCCTGCGCGGAAAAAAGGGAGAAGAAATCCTGTTTGACACCGATGAATTTCCGCGCCGCGACGCCAGTCTCGAATCGCTGGCCAAGCTGCGTCCGGCTTTTCGCAAAGCGGGCAGCGTGACAGCAGGCAACTCGTCGGGGATCAATGATGGCGCGGCCGCTGTCCTGCTCATGAATGAACAGAAGCTGAAAGAGACGGGCCTTATGCCGCTTGGACGGATCGTCCATTTTGTATCAGCCGGCGTGGACCCGCGCATCATGGGCATTGGACCGGTCACTGCCATCCGCAAGCTGCTTTCTGAGGCAAACATGACCGTTGAGCAAATCGACCTGTTTGAATTAAACGAAGCCTTTGCCTCGCAGGCGCTTGCCTGTATGCGCGAGCTAGGGCTACCGCCGGAGAAGACCAATGTAAACGGAGGAGCGATCGCTCTGGGTCATCCGCTTGGCTGCTCGGGCGCACGTCTGCTCGGAACGATTTTGTACGAACTGCGCCGCCGCAAGCAGCGCTATGGCGTCGTCTCTTTGTGCATCGGCGGCGGACAGGGCTTGGCCACACTGGTAGAAGCTTTGTAG